The following are encoded together in the Myxococcales bacterium genome:
- a CDS encoding response regulator, with the protein MAADPALSPRPRVLVIDDNVLLGRQLGACLSLTYEVQVADGAAAGRRTLASLNCDAVVCDVCMPEESGLDLYTTMPADTQAHWAFMTGGVLDPALAQRLTRVTCPVLFKPFQLGAVERLVAQLVSGQDCTHPSCRRSHRRDTR; encoded by the coding sequence ATGGCAGCGGACCCGGCTTTGTCCCCACGACCGCGTGTGCTGGTCATCGACGACAACGTCCTGCTCGGACGCCAGCTCGGGGCCTGTCTGTCCCTGACCTACGAGGTCCAGGTTGCGGACGGGGCGGCCGCGGGCCGGCGGACCCTGGCCTCACTCAACTGCGACGCCGTGGTGTGTGACGTGTGTATGCCCGAAGAGTCGGGCCTGGACCTCTACACGACGATGCCGGCGGACACACAGGCGCACTGGGCCTTCATGACGGGGGGAGTGCTCGACCCCGCGCTCGCCCAGCGCCTGACGCGCGTGACCTGCCCCGTCTTGTTCAAACCGTTTCAGCTGGGCGCCGTCGAGCGCTTGGTCGCCCAGCTGGTGTCGGGACAAGACTGTACCCACCCGTCCTGCCGCCGCAGCCATCGTCGGGACACACGCTGA
- a CDS encoding helix-turn-helix transcriptional regulator: MHRLSTRCHETLFNSPAPCPGCPVLGQTRATKQPAVLASAAGGHRVAIAEPLGDSRYRMLVVQLSDGLISALQRARLDQRARRAKLSVRELAVLDLLLLGRSAADMSRALGITERTARFHVANVLGKLGAETRSDLLRLLL, encoded by the coding sequence ATGCACCGGTTGTCCACGCGTTGTCACGAGACGCTGTTCAACTCCCCGGCACCGTGTCCAGGTTGTCCGGTCCTCGGGCAGACGCGAGCGACGAAGCAACCCGCGGTGCTCGCCTCTGCTGCCGGCGGTCATCGTGTGGCCATCGCCGAGCCGCTGGGCGACAGCCGCTACCGGATGCTGGTTGTCCAGCTCTCCGACGGGCTCATCAGCGCGCTTCAGCGCGCGCGCCTGGATCAGCGCGCACGGCGGGCAAAGCTGTCGGTTCGAGAGCTCGCCGTGCTCGATCTGTTGTTGCTCGGTCGAAGCGCTGCGGACATGTCCCGTGCGCTCGGCATCACCGAGCGCACGGCGCGCTTCCACGTCGCGAACGTGCTCGGCAAGCTGGGCGCCGAGACGCGCTCGGATCTGTTGCGCCTGCTGCTCTAA
- a CDS encoding GFA family protein, which produces MSERRRYSGGCHCGQVRFEVTTELAQVMQCNCSICSKKGFLLSFVPESDFTLGSGQDALSEYRFNRHAVAHLFCKTCGIQSFGRGKGRDGSSMIALNVRCLDDVDVAKLAITEVDGKQL; this is translated from the coding sequence ATGAGCGAACGACGCAGGTACTCCGGCGGCTGTCACTGCGGACAGGTCCGCTTCGAAGTCACGACGGAGCTCGCCCAGGTGATGCAGTGCAACTGCTCGATCTGCTCGAAAAAGGGCTTCTTGCTGAGCTTCGTGCCCGAGTCGGATTTCACGCTCGGCTCCGGGCAAGACGCGCTCTCCGAGTACCGGTTCAACCGGCACGCGGTCGCCCACCTGTTCTGCAAGACCTGCGGCATCCAGTCCTTCGGCCGCGGCAAGGGGCGCGATGGTTCGAGCATGATCGCCCTGAACGTGCGCTGCCTCGACGACGTCGACGTCGCGAAGCTCGCCATCACCGAGGTGGACGGCAAACAGCTCTGA
- a CDS encoding phosphoribosylformylglycinamidine synthase subunit PurS → MSPDTVHRIEVAVRHELPDPRGSGVAETVRSFLQIPVKRVRTRDVYHVAAELTLAEAERVRAEFTDPVLQVSALGRIEGEPFDWAVAVAYKPGVTDPVGKSAKVAVEDTLGRRLPEGAAVFTSTLFLVDGVDRSQAERIALELLANPVIQTTRIEAHAEFEQSAPDVSVPRVLGAGRTDAEVVDLSGSDRELEQLSREKLLALSLGEMRAIREHFAAEGKTSRRLELGLTSSPTDVELECLAQTWSEHCKHKIFNASVRYREGDGEPEPINSIFKTFIRGTTEAVDRAAIEAEGKSWLVSVFHDNAGVVEFDEEVHLVYKVETHNSPSALDPYGGAITGIVGVNRDPFGTGLGAELLSNVWGYCFASPFFSGTLPKGLLHPRRIRDGVHKGVIDGGNQSGIPYGRGWEIFDARFVGKPLVFCGTVGALPVTIAGRPGHEKAAEPGDAIVMVGGRIGADGIHGATFSSAALDESAPIQAVQIGDPITQKRMFDFLVEARDRGLYRAITDNGAGGLSSSVGEMAEKPGGAELWLERAPLKYAGLAPWEILLSEAQERMTLAVAEEQLPELLELARRREVEASVIGRFSGSGYLHVKYGAATLGLLDMRFLHEGDPDLDLEAVWRVPHFEEPEGLATPDPGKALVDMVGRLNLCSNEDKARHYDHEVKGLTVIKPFVGVGADVPAEATVFMARHGSLRGYVLSEGVNPFYSDIDCHAMAQAVVDEAVRRQVAAGARLDRIALLDNFCWPDPVASPDNPDGAYKMAQLVRACRGLYEAAVGYGAPLISGKDSMKNDSRMGGVKISVPPTLLVSAIGRIDDVTTSLTLEPKLVADVVYLLGATRDEGGGSEYFRYLGELAGRSVPLGQPALFVGNKVPLLRLSETLPLYRALGAAIADGLLHSVAVPAKGGVGVALAKMAMGSRLGLEIDLAAAAELDHLGVATALFSESLGRFLVTVGSEDTAAFEARMGGLPCQRIGSVVAAPRLTIRRGATALCDIEISALASSFKRTLGGAA, encoded by the coding sequence ATGTCGCCCGACACCGTCCATCGCATCGAAGTTGCAGTCCGCCACGAGTTGCCGGATCCCCGAGGCTCCGGCGTCGCGGAGACGGTGCGGAGTTTCCTCCAGATCCCCGTGAAGCGCGTGCGGACGCGCGACGTGTACCACGTTGCGGCAGAGCTGACGCTCGCCGAGGCCGAGCGGGTCCGCGCCGAGTTCACCGATCCAGTGTTACAGGTAAGCGCACTCGGCCGTATCGAGGGTGAGCCTTTCGACTGGGCGGTTGCTGTCGCCTACAAGCCGGGAGTGACCGATCCCGTTGGCAAGAGCGCAAAGGTCGCTGTCGAGGACACACTCGGCCGCCGTTTGCCGGAGGGTGCGGCGGTCTTCACCTCGACACTCTTCCTGGTCGATGGTGTGGACCGGTCGCAGGCCGAGCGCATCGCGCTGGAGTTGTTGGCCAACCCCGTGATCCAGACGACTCGCATCGAAGCGCACGCCGAGTTTGAACAGAGTGCGCCCGACGTCTCGGTCCCGCGGGTGCTGGGTGCAGGGCGCACGGACGCCGAGGTGGTGGACCTGTCCGGTAGCGATCGGGAGCTGGAGCAGCTCAGCCGGGAAAAACTTCTGGCGCTGTCGCTGGGCGAAATGCGGGCGATTCGCGAGCATTTCGCGGCCGAGGGCAAGACCTCGCGGCGGCTCGAGCTCGGGCTCACCAGTTCACCCACGGACGTCGAGCTCGAGTGTTTGGCTCAGACCTGGAGTGAGCACTGCAAACACAAGATCTTCAACGCCAGCGTGCGCTATCGCGAGGGTGACGGTGAACCCGAGCCGATCAATTCCATCTTCAAGACGTTCATCCGCGGCACGACCGAAGCGGTGGACCGAGCGGCCATCGAAGCCGAGGGAAAAAGCTGGCTGGTGTCGGTGTTCCACGACAACGCCGGAGTGGTCGAGTTCGATGAGGAGGTCCACCTCGTCTACAAAGTCGAGACCCACAACTCGCCGTCGGCGCTGGACCCGTATGGTGGTGCCATCACCGGCATCGTCGGCGTGAATCGTGATCCCTTCGGCACTGGCTTGGGCGCAGAGCTGCTGTCGAACGTCTGGGGTTACTGCTTTGCGTCGCCCTTCTTCTCGGGCACGTTGCCCAAGGGGCTGCTCCACCCGCGCCGCATTCGCGATGGGGTGCACAAGGGGGTCATCGACGGTGGCAACCAGAGTGGCATTCCCTACGGCCGCGGCTGGGAGATTTTCGACGCGCGCTTCGTGGGCAAGCCGCTGGTCTTTTGCGGCACGGTCGGTGCGCTTCCGGTCACGATCGCCGGACGTCCGGGCCACGAGAAAGCGGCAGAGCCCGGTGACGCCATCGTGATGGTCGGCGGGCGCATCGGAGCCGACGGCATTCACGGCGCGACGTTCTCGTCGGCGGCGCTCGACGAGAGCGCGCCGATTCAGGCCGTACAGATCGGCGACCCCATTACGCAGAAGCGCATGTTCGACTTCCTCGTCGAGGCGCGAGACCGTGGGTTGTACCGTGCGATCACCGACAACGGCGCCGGCGGGCTCTCCTCCAGCGTCGGCGAAATGGCTGAAAAACCTGGTGGTGCCGAGCTCTGGCTCGAGCGCGCGCCGCTCAAGTACGCCGGCCTCGCGCCCTGGGAAATCCTGCTCAGTGAAGCCCAAGAGCGCATGACGCTGGCAGTGGCGGAAGAGCAGCTGCCAGAGTTGCTGGAGCTGGCGCGGCGGCGTGAGGTCGAGGCCAGCGTGATCGGCCGGTTTTCGGGCAGCGGGTACCTGCACGTGAAGTACGGCGCGGCGACCCTGGGGCTGCTCGACATGCGCTTCTTGCATGAGGGGGATCCCGATCTCGATCTCGAGGCCGTGTGGCGCGTGCCGCATTTCGAGGAGCCTGAAGGGCTCGCGACACCCGACCCCGGCAAGGCCCTGGTCGACATGGTGGGGCGCCTCAACCTGTGCTCGAACGAAGACAAGGCGCGCCACTACGATCACGAGGTCAAAGGCCTGACGGTGATCAAACCCTTCGTGGGGGTTGGCGCCGACGTGCCAGCGGAGGCCACGGTCTTCATGGCGCGTCACGGCTCGCTACGTGGGTACGTGCTGTCGGAGGGGGTGAACCCGTTTTATTCCGACATCGATTGTCACGCGATGGCGCAGGCGGTCGTGGACGAGGCCGTGCGGCGTCAGGTTGCGGCGGGCGCCCGCCTCGATCGCATCGCGCTCCTGGACAATTTCTGCTGGCCGGATCCGGTTGCCAGTCCCGACAACCCCGACGGGGCGTACAAGATGGCCCAGCTGGTCCGGGCGTGTCGCGGGTTGTACGAGGCCGCAGTCGGTTACGGCGCGCCGCTGATCTCGGGCAAGGACTCGATGAAGAACGACTCCCGCATGGGGGGCGTCAAGATCAGCGTGCCGCCGACGCTGCTGGTCTCGGCCATCGGGCGCATCGACGACGTGACGACCTCGCTCACCCTCGAGCCGAAGCTGGTTGCGGACGTCGTCTATTTGCTCGGGGCGACGCGGGACGAGGGCGGCGGAAGTGAGTATTTCCGGTACCTGGGCGAGCTGGCCGGTCGCAGTGTGCCGCTGGGGCAGCCGGCGCTGTTCGTCGGCAACAAGGTGCCTTTGCTGCGGCTCTCTGAAACGCTGCCGCTCTACCGTGCGCTCGGCGCTGCAATCGCCGACGGGCTGCTGCACTCCGTGGCAGTACCCGCCAAGGGCGGAGTGGGTGTGGCGCTGGCGAAAATGGCAATGGGGTCACGGCTCGGACTGGAGATCGATCTGGCTGCGGCCGCAGAGCTCGACCACCTTGGCGTAGCGACCGCGCTGTTCAGCGAGTCGCTGGGTCGATTCCTCGTGACGGTGGGCTCGGAGGACACCGCTGCCTTCGAGGCGCGCATGGGCGGGTTGCCCTGCCAGCGCATTGGCAGCGTCGTTGCGGCTCCGCGACTCACGATTCGGCGTGGGGCGACGGCCCTATGTGACATCGAGATTTCGGCGCTCGCTTCGTCGTTCAAGCGCACCTTGGGAGGTGCAGCGTGA
- a CDS encoding phosphoribosylformylglycinamidine synthase subunit PurQ — MRREVRVLVLTGLGLNCEAETRAAFNLVGAKPELVHLLDLLDGSAQSRLSDYPVLAFIGGFAFGDHLGAGFVFANKIRYRLYDELLAFIERGGLALGVCNGFQTMTRLGLLPGLDGDYRTPLATLAPNDRPGYRDAWVSLGFDPASPCVWTRGIERMSLPARHGEGKFLTSETTLMRLRAQHQVVARYLGADGAPTQEFPANPNGSPAAIAGICDPSGRLFGLMPHPDAFLYPFHHPDWSRRRFLGRGGGEGDGLAIFRNGVDAAAAARW; from the coding sequence CTGCGGCGCGAGGTGCGTGTGCTCGTGTTGACCGGCCTCGGGCTCAACTGTGAAGCCGAGACGCGCGCGGCGTTCAACCTGGTCGGCGCGAAGCCCGAGCTCGTGCACCTGCTCGATCTCCTGGACGGCTCGGCTCAGAGTCGGCTCTCTGACTATCCCGTGCTGGCGTTCATCGGTGGTTTTGCCTTTGGCGACCACCTGGGCGCCGGTTTTGTCTTCGCGAACAAGATCCGTTACCGGCTCTATGACGAGCTCTTGGCGTTCATCGAGCGCGGCGGGCTCGCCCTCGGGGTGTGCAATGGCTTTCAGACCATGACCCGCCTGGGACTCTTGCCGGGGCTCGACGGGGACTACCGGACGCCGCTCGCGACCCTCGCACCCAACGATCGGCCCGGCTATCGCGACGCTTGGGTCAGCTTGGGGTTTGATCCCGCTTCCCCCTGTGTCTGGACGCGGGGCATCGAGCGCATGAGTTTGCCGGCGCGTCACGGCGAGGGAAAATTCCTGACCTCGGAGACGACGCTCATGCGGCTGCGGGCTCAGCACCAGGTCGTCGCGCGTTATCTCGGCGCGGACGGCGCACCGACCCAGGAGTTTCCGGCGAACCCCAACGGCTCCCCGGCTGCGATTGCCGGGATTTGTGATCCGTCGGGGCGCCTGTTCGGTCTGATGCCTCACCCCGACGCGTTTCTCTATCCGTTTCATCATCCGGACTGGTCACGCCGACGATTTCTGGGGCGCGGCGGTGGCGAGGGAGACGGCCTGGCGATCTTCAGAAACGGCGTCGACGCGGCGGCTGCTGCTCGTTGGTAG
- a CDS encoding protein kinase, with product MLVGSVINERFEILGLAGEGGMGSVYRARDGLSGEIVALKLLKPGSPHRARFLVEAETLARLDHPGIVQYLAHGSANAGGPAYLAMAWVEGSSLRERLLETRLSVSESVAVVGAAAAALASAHAVGIVHRDVKPENLMLVGGGCDEVKVLDFGVAFAAGPRARMTRTGTPLGTIGYMSPEQVRGETDVDARADVFALGAVFFEALTGQAPFFADHPLAVLAKITLEDAPRARDLELRVPKALDALVNAMLARERSARPKDASEVAARLRELERAPRAPSAIPSRRPPALTADERGLMCLVVADGNEGHQGRTLALAELEGARVERTQIAEAFAGRLEPLGPGSYVVVFDGRDPTATAERAARAALALRAATPEIGLALVAVTSSEAEHLPIARAVEGAMQLAQARGTAEILLDANMAGLVSASFVVREVDGTAVLEGPQPTLRFARRLLGKSTECVGRQRELEALAAIGEECFGDSVARVVLLTGPAGIGKSRILQEMTARSAHLAEQPALWFGRGDRVRAGTPFALLSDLLQRTFQLARPSADECRDALASSVCGRVPESDAPRVTEFLAEPLGLSFPEERSRELRAARVDPILMGDQIRRAFCDLLEHSARANPLLIVLDDLHIGDLPSVQAIDAALRRAAELPVMVLGVARPELHATFPQLWSERAVQEIRVGPLSRKAALALTELALGSTPEADRAALVERAQGNALFLEELIRAHAAGRAAAPMSVLSFVQARLAALDPAARRVLRAASVFGLHFWQGGVETLVGTLPVGRVDAWLSELSALELLTPRAETRFAGQQEYSFAHDLLREAAYTALTEDDKQLGHRLAAAWLERHNERDPRSLAEHHERGGSPKTAVPWWERAATLALEANDFDQTLTFVARGKHAGAGGALLGALLLTEAEAMRWTGELDRARSSLDAGLLLLPPGSPRWCHGVAEQALLCQRSGRADLLVPLGRSLLGRSVRDAPSDALAYGLVRVALFAWLSGHSALAEELAETAAHFEKTGVELEPATLGQAHVFRALSALYRGDLSTYLAEELAARAHFEEAGDARRALNESGSIGFAELELSAYRDAERTLVDALARAQQLGLEHLSAAAQHNLGLVYARLGRFEEARRVERASLEIFRHQLDRRLEGAALTYLAEIELLAGASAEAEQIARQALTLVREVAPPIVPLAQAILAQSRLAQGHAGEALTLASAARDRAIAGGAETGETLILATFADALAASGRSHESELAWTEARTRLLARAACIEDEPARSHFLEDIPENARTLRCGGL from the coding sequence ATGCTCGTCGGAAGCGTCATCAACGAGCGCTTCGAGATCCTCGGACTCGCCGGCGAGGGAGGGATGGGAAGCGTGTACCGCGCGCGAGATGGGCTCAGCGGGGAGATCGTCGCGCTGAAATTGTTGAAGCCCGGCTCGCCGCACCGGGCGCGCTTCCTGGTCGAGGCCGAGACGCTCGCTCGGCTGGACCACCCTGGCATCGTCCAATACCTGGCACATGGCAGCGCGAACGCGGGCGGGCCCGCCTACCTGGCCATGGCCTGGGTCGAGGGTAGTTCCCTGCGGGAGCGCCTGCTCGAAACCCGACTCAGCGTGAGCGAGAGTGTCGCCGTCGTCGGCGCGGCGGCCGCTGCGCTGGCGTCCGCCCACGCCGTCGGTATCGTGCACCGCGACGTCAAACCCGAAAACCTCATGCTCGTGGGCGGAGGCTGCGACGAAGTGAAGGTGCTCGACTTCGGCGTCGCGTTCGCCGCCGGCCCACGCGCACGCATGACGCGCACGGGCACTCCGCTCGGGACCATCGGTTACATGTCTCCGGAGCAAGTCCGGGGGGAGACGGACGTCGATGCACGCGCCGACGTGTTTGCACTCGGCGCCGTCTTCTTCGAAGCCTTGACCGGCCAGGCACCGTTTTTTGCGGACCACCCGCTGGCGGTGCTGGCCAAGATCACACTCGAGGACGCGCCGCGCGCGCGGGACCTCGAGCTGAGAGTACCGAAGGCGCTGGACGCACTCGTAAACGCCATGCTGGCGCGAGAGCGAAGCGCTCGCCCGAAAGACGCCAGTGAGGTCGCCGCCCGACTTCGTGAGCTCGAGCGAGCTCCGCGGGCGCCGTCGGCGATCCCGAGTCGACGCCCCCCGGCCTTGACCGCTGACGAACGCGGACTCATGTGCCTCGTCGTCGCCGATGGCAACGAGGGGCACCAGGGACGCACGCTCGCCCTCGCCGAGCTCGAGGGTGCGCGGGTGGAGCGCACGCAGATCGCCGAGGCATTCGCCGGGCGGCTCGAGCCTCTCGGCCCGGGCAGCTACGTGGTCGTATTCGACGGTCGCGACCCCACCGCCACGGCCGAGCGGGCCGCGCGCGCCGCGCTGGCGCTGAGGGCGGCGACGCCGGAAATCGGCCTCGCGCTCGTGGCCGTGACCTCGAGCGAGGCCGAACACCTGCCCATCGCGCGCGCGGTGGAGGGAGCCATGCAGCTTGCCCAAGCGCGTGGGACCGCCGAGATCTTGCTCGATGCCAACATGGCCGGGCTCGTCTCGGCGAGTTTCGTCGTGCGCGAGGTCGACGGAACTGCCGTGCTCGAAGGGCCGCAGCCCACACTGCGCTTCGCCCGCAGGCTGCTGGGGAAGAGCACCGAGTGTGTCGGCCGCCAGCGCGAGCTCGAAGCACTCGCGGCCATCGGCGAGGAGTGTTTCGGCGATTCGGTCGCGCGCGTCGTGTTGCTCACCGGACCCGCCGGCATCGGCAAGAGCCGCATTCTCCAGGAGATGACGGCGCGGAGCGCCCACCTCGCCGAGCAACCAGCGCTGTGGTTCGGACGCGGGGATCGGGTGCGTGCCGGAACTCCGTTCGCGCTGCTCTCGGATCTGCTGCAGCGGACGTTCCAGCTCGCCCGTCCCTCCGCCGACGAGTGCCGCGACGCCCTCGCGTCCAGTGTTTGCGGCCGCGTCCCCGAGAGTGATGCGCCGCGCGTGACCGAGTTCCTGGCCGAGCCCCTCGGACTCTCTTTCCCGGAGGAGAGGAGCCGAGAGCTCCGAGCCGCCCGGGTCGATCCCATCCTGATGGGTGACCAGATCCGCCGCGCGTTTTGCGACTTGCTCGAGCATTCCGCCCGGGCAAATCCGCTGTTGATCGTCCTGGACGATTTGCACATCGGCGATCTGCCTTCGGTGCAGGCAATCGACGCCGCCCTGCGCCGCGCGGCTGAGCTGCCGGTGATGGTCTTGGGCGTCGCGCGTCCGGAGCTTCATGCAACGTTTCCGCAGCTCTGGTCCGAGCGCGCCGTTCAAGAGATCAGGGTCGGACCCTTGTCACGCAAGGCGGCCCTGGCGTTGACCGAGCTCGCGCTGGGTAGCACGCCGGAGGCGGACCGAGCGGCGCTGGTGGAGAGAGCCCAGGGAAACGCTCTGTTTCTGGAGGAGCTGATCCGGGCGCACGCCGCTGGACGAGCGGCAGCGCCAATGAGTGTGCTCTCGTTCGTACAGGCTCGACTGGCCGCCCTCGATCCGGCGGCCCGACGCGTGCTGCGGGCGGCCAGTGTCTTTGGGCTGCACTTCTGGCAGGGAGGAGTCGAGACCCTGGTCGGCACCCTCCCCGTCGGGCGCGTCGACGCCTGGTTGTCGGAGCTCAGCGCGCTCGAGTTATTGACCCCGCGCGCCGAGACTCGCTTCGCTGGCCAGCAGGAATATTCCTTTGCCCACGATCTCTTGCGCGAAGCGGCCTACACCGCGCTCACGGAGGACGACAAGCAGCTCGGTCATCGCCTGGCCGCCGCCTGGCTCGAGCGCCACAACGAACGCGATCCGCGCTCGCTTGCGGAACACCACGAGCGCGGCGGTTCACCGAAAACGGCAGTGCCGTGGTGGGAACGGGCAGCCACTCTCGCCCTCGAGGCCAATGACTTCGACCAAACGCTGACGTTCGTCGCTCGCGGCAAACATGCCGGAGCCGGTGGCGCTCTGCTCGGCGCGCTTTTGCTCACCGAGGCCGAGGCGATGCGCTGGACGGGTGAGCTCGATCGAGCACGCAGCTCGCTCGACGCCGGGCTTCTGCTGCTACCACCGGGCAGTCCGCGCTGGTGCCACGGTGTGGCGGAACAGGCGCTCTTGTGTCAGCGCTCGGGGCGGGCCGATCTGCTCGTACCCCTCGGCCGCAGCCTGCTCGGTCGCTCGGTTCGCGATGCACCGAGTGACGCCTTGGCCTACGGCCTGGTGCGGGTTGCGCTGTTTGCGTGGCTGTCGGGCCACAGTGCACTGGCGGAGGAGCTGGCAGAGACCGCGGCGCACTTCGAGAAGACCGGCGTCGAGCTCGAGCCGGCAACCTTGGGGCAAGCTCACGTGTTCCGAGCGCTCTCGGCGCTCTACCGCGGCGACTTGTCGACCTATCTGGCAGAAGAGCTGGCCGCGCGAGCGCATTTCGAGGAGGCCGGCGACGCGCGCCGCGCCCTCAACGAGTCCGGAAGCATCGGGTTCGCTGAGCTAGAGCTCAGCGCCTACCGCGACGCAGAGCGGACGCTCGTGGACGCCCTCGCTCGCGCCCAGCAGCTGGGCCTGGAGCATCTGTCTGCGGCAGCGCAGCACAACCTCGGTTTGGTCTACGCCCGGCTCGGCCGCTTCGAGGAAGCGCGCCGGGTCGAGCGGGCCTCACTGGAGATTTTTCGACACCAGCTGGATCGTCGGCTCGAAGGCGCGGCCCTGACCTACCTCGCGGAGATCGAGCTTCTGGCCGGCGCGTCGGCGGAAGCGGAGCAAATCGCTCGCCAGGCCCTGACGCTGGTACGCGAAGTTGCGCCGCCGATCGTGCCGCTTGCCCAGGCGATTCTGGCGCAGAGCCGCCTGGCTCAGGGTCACGCGGGCGAGGCCCTCACGCTCGCCAGTGCGGCCCGGGATCGCGCCATTGCCGGCGGGGCCGAGACCGGCGAGACCCTGATCCTCGCGACCTTCGCCGACGCCCTGGCAGCCAGCGGTCGGAGTCACGAATCCGAGCTGGCGTGGACCGAAGCGCGCACACGTCTGCTGGCGCGCGCCGCTTGCATCGAAGACGAACCGGCGCGCTCGCACTTTCTGGAAGACATTCCCGAGAACGCCCGAACACTCCGCTGCGGCGGGCTGTGA